A region of Triplophysa rosa linkage group LG16, Trosa_1v2, whole genome shotgun sequence DNA encodes the following proteins:
- the stmn1a gene encoding stathmin 1a, whose translation MAALNDIQVKELDKRASGQAFEVILSSPVPDAKIEFPLSPLKKKDLSLEEIRRKLEAAEERRKSHEAEVLKHLAEKREHEKEVLQKALEENNNFSKMAEEKLHQKMEANKENRSARMAAMNEKFKEKDKKLEEVRKNRETKEVNTDADN comes from the exons ATGGCTGCTTTAAATG ATATTCAGGTGAAGGAGCTGGACAAGCGGGCCTCAGGTCAAGCTTTTGAGGTCATCCTTTCCAGTCCAGTCCCAGATGCCAAGATCGAGTTCCCTCTTTCTCCTCTAAAGAAGAAGGATCTTTCCCTGGAGGAGATCAGGAGGAAACTAGAGGCTGCAGAGGAGAGACGCAAG TCTCATGAAGCGGAGGTTCTGAAGCACTTGGCTGAGAAGCGTGAGCACGAGAAGGAGGTGCTTCAGAAAGCTCTGGAAGAAAACAACAACTTCAGCAAGATGGCGGAGGAGAAACTGCACCAGAAAATGGAGGCCAACAAGGAGAACCGCTCGGCAAGAATggcagcaatgaatgagaagtTCAAAGAGAAG gacAAGAAGCTGGAAGAGGTTCGAAAAAACAGGGAAACCAAGGAGGTTAACACTGACGCTGACAACTGA
- the LOC130567305 gene encoding cAMP-dependent protein kinase inhibitor beta-like, with protein MTEVEPVLDFASSGRSGRRNALPDILGSPAGVSPSDLPLNLAELSLTDGPGGAQSPSTQDVPPPADGSDESQRS; from the exons ATGACGGAGGTGGAGCCGGTGTTGGACTTTGCGTCGTCAGGTCGGTCGGGTCGACGTAATGCCCTTCCTGACATCCTGGGCTCTCCGGCAGGTGTCAGCCCCTCCGACCTGCCGCTCAATCTCGCTGAGCTCTCCCTCACGG ATGGTCCTGGAGGGGCTCAGTCTCCATCTACACAGGACGTCCCGCCCCCTGCAGACGGTTCAGATGAGAGCCAGAGATCCTGA